CACCGCTGAGCTGCACTTAGCTCACGCGCAGGGATGTAAGTACGCCTTTGTAGAGTGTACCGGCGTTGCGGACCCCGTTCCTGTTGTAGCTACTCTGCATGCGCTCCCCGAACTCCGTGCGTGCGTAGAGGTCGACGCGGTTGTGGTTGTTGTCGCTGCGCCCTCCTTGCTCTCGGTTACGGCAGGCGATCAAGTCGCTCTCCACTCGCTGGACGCGTTGCGCGGCGATCCGATCAAAGGCGCCAACGTCGTCCTCATTAACAACTGGGAGTACACGGACCGCATCGACGCGGCGATGCTACGGCTCTGGGTGCGGCGCATCAAGGAGTTCGCCCGCGAGTCAAACCCGCACGTACGTGTGTACTGCACGAACTCGGGGGTTTTCGCCTTCGACTCGCTCGTGTACCGCCAGGGTCTCTTTGCCGCCGACGGTGttgccgccttcttcctTAGCGCCTACGCTGACGCGGGTAAGGTGATCGGTGCCTTTGGTGGCAaggcagctgctgacgaggaggcgggcgAGATGAAGAAGCTGGGCTTGCAGCTTTTCACACTCGAGCTGAGAGGGATGGTCTTCTCGACAAAGCAGCTTCGCCGGGCTTTATTCAGTcctgcagcacggcagctgctcaagaGTGTGTGGCGCAGCAAGGGCTACTTTAGCGCCGTTGACGACGAGGGCAGTGGCGGTTTGCACTCGACCAAAGAGGTTCAATTCCGTTGGCAGACGGTGGGTCGCAAGGTCGACTACGGCGAGGTGTTGCCGCCGTACGTGCCGCTGGCCGCTCGAGAGACCGGTGCGTCTCTTTGCTGCCGAATTATCTTTATCGGCGATTTCGACATTAGCGCTAAGACCCAGCAGGCAGCCGCATTTTTTTCCTCGGTGGCGTCGCATGGTGCCCgatgcctctccccctcccctctccctttttctccctttgtccccggcgctgcgtgcacgTAGTCGCGCCCCTCTTTCACCTCTTTCCACTGCTTTCCATGCACACGCGCTAACCACAGATAAGTGACTCCTTAGCACGCCTCACCTGGCAacgtctccccccccccatttcGCGCGTGCACGTTTGCTTGTAATAGCGCACACCGTCATGCTGTTGTATCGCCTCGATACCTTATGCATCCGCACTCGGCAGCTCTTCCCCCTACACCTTTGGCCGTTGCATCTCTCCAGGCCATTCGGCTGCAGTTGTGAGTGGTGCACTTCTCCCCTCGTGGTACCCCCACATGCGCGCACCGTCTTTTCTACAttccctctcgttctcccTGCCGCGTTCCGTTGCGCGCCGCAGAGAACCACCCGTAGCACAGGCACGTACGCTCGCACCTCTTAGCATGGGCGCAATGACGTGTGaacgcgcgtgtgtgagtgaaATGGAAAAATGACCTGCAGAGGCATGGGAGCAAACGCTGCTCCATTTCCCCTTCCACCCTCTCTGTCCTACACCGCACGGactcctccccttcctcctcgttgccaCTGTGAACGACGGCTTTGAACATAGCCCGGCCAGCTGCGTAACGAGGTTTCGCCCGCTCCACTTCACAAGCTCGTACTTGGCCATTCTCGTCTCACGACTCCTGTCTTCTACTCCCTCACTTGCTTCACCTCATGCTGCGCGGTTTCTCTTGGCATGGAGACAGTTTCTTGGATGCCCTTCTTGATGAGCTCACGGTGAATCCGTACAGCGACCTCCCCGCGGCGGTTGCGCGTGTGGAGCGTGCGCAGACGGCGGAATCAAACGTGGAGCTAATGAAGCAGCGCAGAgtagagcagcaggaggagcatGCGATCCGCCTGCGGGACGAGTGGGCATCAGCGACGAGGGATCAGAGGGTGGCGCCAAGAGATGGTTTGGAGGGTTCCACATCACTGGAGACTCTTGTTCTCAGTTCCTCAACGTACTTGGCCAACCTCGCTCGCGCCGCAGATCGCGAGAGTGTTGTATCGCTGCCAGGTGCGTCAAGCGCTTTGGAACTGCCTCCCTTACGTGCATCTACAAGACTTGCTGCCGAGGCGTTGTTGCCTCTCACTGCGGCCCTCACTGGCTCGCACATCGGTGACGATCACGTGGCGAGTGCGCTGTACAGCGCGTATGTTCATCTTCTTCCGTACATCCTTGCTGTGGCAGCTCCTCCGTCTAGATGCTCTACTGCATCCTTCTCCCCTGCCACCTCTTCTACCACCGTAGCAGTCGTCGCATGCGGTGGGTCCGAGTCGATGCTGCCATGGTATGCGGTGCACACCAGTGACAGCGCTGTCCGTGACCTGCTCTCCCCGTACATGAGCTCTGTCGTAgggcagctggagaaggagctgcgcttCCACTTTAACGTTGGGTGTGACACGGCAGCTGTGCATGAGCCGCAgcacttcttctcttttttaaTGGAGTGcttccagcggcagcagcgcatcgcggCAGAGCAGTGGGCGCCGTCGGCACTGCAAGGCAGTGAGGTCGATGCTGCCCTCCGCGTTCTAGAGTCCCTGAGTCAGGTGGTGCTCAGTGCCACAGCTGTAGTCGTGTTCCAGGAGAGTTACGGCTGGCGGCCTTCTTTGGGGTTGTCGCGTCACAAGGACTACGTCGTGGTCACCGTTAACGCCGTGCTGGATTTTGTAGCGTCCGCGGAGGGGCGCTTGTGCAGAgacgcggtgcagctgctcgtggAGTACCTGCTAACCGAGGAAGTGCTCCAGCTGTACACCCAATGCGGAGCGGacatggcggtggcggcactgcgcGATGGCACTGCGCGTCTGTGGAGGCGGTCGTTCCTGACCGAGGGGGGATGTCACGCATCGTTCCCTCTTTACACGTGCGGTTTGCACCTGGTGCGGTCGCTCGAGGCCTTTCAGCGGCGCCTTCTCAATTCGTTGCTCCTTCTGGAAGGCCCATGGGCGGAATTGGTGTGGCGCAGAAGTGTAGAACCGGCGCTTTTGGCCTTTCTCGGTATtgtggagaaagaggcgctcCCTATGGTGgaagacgcagcggcagcttccTGGGAGTCTGTCCTGTCTCTTCAGTGGTGTGTTGCGAGTGTGCAGGTTgtggcggccgcggcagAGGACTGGCTCGGGATGCTACGggaaagcagcgctgccacggtCAGACGTGCCACCTCATCCTCTTCCCTCAGTAAGTCAGAGACACTTGATAGGCTGATCCTCTTTCGCGATCAGCTTTCTCGCTGCTCGGCCGAGAAAGCTCAGCTCCTCACACGGCAGCTCTGCACGCACCAACCCGAGGACGCCGTGCAGGCTGCACGGGTGCTGCACGGTGCCGAAGAGTTACTCAAGCGCATGGGGACACTGCCCGATGGTACCTCGACTCGCTATATTGTGCAAGATGTGATGCGAGGCATCCTGCAGAAGGATTTTTCACCGGAGCACAAAGCGGATTTGCTTTCGTACGCAAAGAGGTGTGGACTTCAGCGCGTTGCTCAGCTACTGGACACGTGAGTCCTCTCCTGCCCTACGCCAAGGCAGATGAAAGCCCTTGTACAGGGCGTGACGTGGGCGCCCtcgtcgcttctctctccctctttgcagGCACACGTGTTTTTGTGCGCActgcgctcttctctcctcacaGCTGTGGTGTtgccgcttcttctcttgcacAAGGCGGGTGGGGCTGGCACAACACTACGGAAGACGAGTTGGAGGACTGTGTGTAGTGTGCATATCAGTGCTGCCGTCAGCGGAGTACTGTGGCTCGATGACGGATCTGCGGTGTTTACCCGTGCTCGACATTCAAATCAAGCGAGAGGTGCGAATACGAAGAGCATTTCGCACTGTGGCAGGACTCTTTTATGTGCCTGTGCCCTGGTCGAGCTTGAGGTCGTACTGGAATGGAAAGGACATAGGGAGGAGAGCTTCGGTGGCGCCGAGACTTTGGCCCTCCCACCCTGACATCCTCCCgcccgctctcttcttcactaCTCATTCTGGTCCGCAGATCATCGTATTTGCAAGTGCGTATCGTGAGGAGCTGGGTTGGCAGGTGCGAAGTCGTGGCGCCATCTTTGCTTGCCATCTCGGTCATCGCTTGACCGCTGTTTTGAAGCGAACCACTCAGCTGACCTCAGTCGCCCCTCCCTAGTCTTCTTTCGCAGTCTCTCCTGCGCCTTCGCCGCATCGGCTAGCGGCGATCGAAACATTTAGCGAACAGTTCAGTGTTGTGCATGGCTGggttcacacacacacacacacccacacacgcacgcacacttCACCTTACACTGTCACCACTATCGCTCCCATCCCCGGCTTTCTGTCCCTGCGCGTGTGACTACGGGGGCAGAAGGTACACTCGACAGGCGCTTATCtcgagagagacacaggcgGCTGTGCGGATACGTGCCGAGGCGCCTTGTGTGCCGCGCTCTTTTCCATTTTCATTCCCACGAGCTTTCCACAGCCTCCTATTCTTCAGCAAGGTGCAAGCGAGCGGCGAAGCCAGGGGGCGCCATGTACCGGCGCACGAGTGCCCGACTCAACTCCCCGACTTAGTTCTGGCACGCGTTCCtcgtgctggcggtgctgcacttTCTCACCGCCCTTTTTGTGCCCGTGCCGGCGCCACGGGACGTGTTCAAGCTATGCAAACGCTCTGGCTTCGTGAGGTGTGCGTCTATGCTCGGCTGGGAAAGGTGGGGAGCCCATGCCGTGACGTCTGGCGTAGGCTGGCGGCATCAAGGCGCGCATgagcgtcgccgctgccctcGCCGCGTCCTCTTCATCGATGTCGCCATCGTTGCGTTCATCCGGCTTGTTCTTAGTGCTGCGTTGATACCTTCACGAAGCCGATAGTGGTGCGCATTGCCGACGGCGTGGCGTGCCTCACCATTCTCGTTTCCTGAGGCTGTGTTGCGAGTGCGCACAATCATGGCACGTGCGTTACGCTGCCTCACCGAAGTGTCAGCCGCAGCTACGACTACGCAGCGTCGTTTGGGCTCATGGTGACGGCGTAGGCGTTTGAGCTGGTTGTGATTGTCGGTTTCTCCTTCCTTATGTAGGCGCAACGAAGTGgaagcgacgaggaggcaggGCAATGGACTGCCCCGGACTGACAGAggacgtggaggagaggcgatACCGCAGAGATGTACCTTATCACGTCTGTTCCGCGGTGCCACTACGTCGCTGGATGCAGTGTTCCCTATAGGCGACCTGCGGCGAGGCATCTGTTACGCACACAGCTGATCTTGACCTTGCCCGGTGTAAGTCAGCGTCGgggtgtgcaggtgcgatgacgtctttcccctcttcgtgACTGCACCAATGCTGGCGGATGCGTCTCCCTTGATTGACACCTCCGCATCTACCGGTCGACTTGCGCCCGCACTCACGTTTCTCACTCTGCTGTGCGCGGCTCCATTCTTGGGAGCGCGTTGTGGctcctgcgcgtgtgtcagcgttttttccctcttgcACCCTCTTCCACACCCCTCCCATCACGACGTCGTCGCCAGGTTCTTGGAGTGGGCGCCTGTAGGCACAGTTCGTTGTCTTTGTCTTCTTTCTGTGTTACCCCCTACGATGCGACGGCTtcgctgcgtctgcgtgaGACTGCAGCAACACGCCTTCGCCAAACAGCTCAAAGCTCTGGCCCTCTCATTCCTCCTTTACCGCCGTCGCGCAAATATACGTGCGAGTACGATTGTGCGTGCCCGCTCGTAGCACGTGGATGTACCCATTTTCgagtgcgcgcgtgtgtgggagaTGCTTCTTTCCTGCCTTCTCTCAGCTGCAATGCTCTCCCTGAGTGAAGCAGCCGTACGTTCAGCACTCTGCGCGGGAAGGCCGCTGCGAGGACCTTGCGCATTTCTCGTTTTCTGCGCAATGCAGGCAGTCAATGTCTGCTGCACGCACCGTACCGGCGATCGGTATCTCAGCTGCCGCATCTACTGGTGCTACTGGAGTGTGCTTTTCTGCCGGTGCTCGTGCGCGtccgctttctctttctctcttcccactGCTTCCTTTACCCTCATTACCATACGTTTCTGCGCTGTCTCGAGTGCGGCTCAGCTGCGAGTTTTCACTTCTTTTTATCGCTTTCATCCTCAGGTGTGGTGAGGGTTGAGGTGTGCGCCGCCGAGCGCGCCTTACCAGCTTTGCGCATGTTCTCTACCGGGTCATTTCCTGTCAGTGCCAGGTTGCGCGAGTAGAGGGAGGAAACTCTGCTcgacctccttctcctgcgccctcccccttgtTCACAGACTCGCACGTCtacagagagagtgtgtgtggcgtTACTTCTTATTTACATTCGCGTTCTCCTCGTTTATATCTTGATTTGGCTGATGGCTTCTTGACGCGTTTTCCCTCAACTACGCTCATGCGCGCGCCTCCCACATTGCCGCGTTCGAGGCACCTCTTTGTTAACTCCCGCTGCCATTCGCTGTCGCACTACCCCCGATGCGCCAAAGCACTACACAGCGGTGACTCGCCTCTGTGGAGTCGAGAGCTGACAgagcacacgcgtgtgccaGTGAGCCCCAGCTCCTTCATCGGCAACACAGTCTCTGGGGACCCATTGCAAGTACCGTTTCGGGCTCTGCTGCTCGGGTACGCCACTCATCCTGCACTGCTCTCTCCCGAGACGGGCcacgcactgctgcttgACGCGCTGTCTGCGAGCGCCGacctacagcagcagcgcacaatGCTGAATCCGTGCAGGGGGCGCCTAGTCGAGGTGCAGGGGCGGTGCGTCGATGCTGCTTGGCACCTTGTTCGCTACTATCAAGCGGATATGCAGCTGGTACTCGAGCTTCCCTTGAAGCACCACCATCTCCTCGATGACATCCGCCTCGTGAACCTTGTCACCTCTGCGAGCCCCAACGCCGGTTTGCTGGTTTCCAAGGAGCTGGCAAACGGCCGCGAATTGTCTCTCGACGTGGCGTGCACGTTGCTTTCCGTCCCTTGCGCACCTGACGTCCTTCGTGCTATTTTAGTCTGCACActccgcacgcacacgggcACTGTTGACGCGCAGCACTTTCAGCGGTGCGCGCACGCATTGCTCAGTAACGACAACTTCTTCAGCGAGCGAACTTTTGCCCTTATGCACAGCCTGCTTCACGACGTCTTGTTGCCGTCATtgcgtggtggcgctgcccgCAGCGGCTCCTTCGACTTTGTCTCTGTGCGCTGGACGACGCTAATGAACAAGTGGTCTCGCGTGTACGCGAAGTCCGGGCGGGGCTTTGACCTTCACGATTGCCTAGAGGCGCTCCTGCAGGCCGTGCCTGCTGCCGAGACAAAGTTACCTGTCTCGTTCTACGTACGACTGCTCGGCGCCGTCCTTGATGCAACAGCGGCCGCGGAGTCTCAGCAGGCGACAAAAGCTGGTTGGGAGCGAATGAAGACGGTGGCCAGCGacgccctccgcctctttgGGCGCAACCCGGAGGATCTGCGCGCTGTTTGGGTGTTGCTTCTGAAAGGAGCACTGACACTTCCTCCTGCACAGGAGGACCATCGACGCCTTCTCGAGGCCTATCACCTGTGC
Above is a window of Leishmania panamensis strain MHOM/PA/94/PSC-1 chromosome 22 sequence DNA encoding:
- a CDS encoding hypothetical protein (TriTrypDB/GeneDB-style sysID: LpmP.22.1550); this translates as MKHDILKVCVFVGFLGSGKTTILQCLLPTLPREEKVRIIVNDISRDNIDVHAFQPSSATHSTSPHSNDVVALSGGCVCCNLLSDLTAELHLAHAQGCKYAFVECTGVADPVPVVATLHALPELRACVEVDAVVVVVAAPSLLSVTAGDQVALHSLDALRGDPIKGANVVLINNWEYTDRIDAAMLRLWVRRIKEFARESNPHVRVYCTNSGVFAFDSLVYRQGLFAADGVAAFFLSAYADAGKVIGAFGGKAAADEEAGEMKKLGLQLFTLELRGMVFSTKQLRRALFSPAARQLLKSVWRSKGYFSAVDDEGSGGLHSTKEVQFRWQTVGRKVDYGEVLPPYVPLAARETGASLCCRIIFIGDFDISAKTQQAAAFFSSVASHGARCLSPSPLPFSPFVPGAACT
- a CDS encoding hypothetical protein (TriTrypDB/GeneDB-style sysID: LpmP.22.1560), which gives rise to MLRGFSWHGDSFLDALLDELTVNPYSDLPAAVARVERAQTAESNVELMKQRRVEQQEEHAIRLRDEWASATRDQRVAPRDGLEGSTSLETLVLSSSTYLANLARAADRESVVSLPGASSALELPPLRASTRLAAEALLPLTAALTGSHIGDDHVASALYSAYVHLLPYILAVAAPPSRCSTASFSPATSSTTVAVVACGGSESMLPWYAVHTSDSAVRDLLSPYMSSVVGQLEKELRFHFNVGCDTAAVHEPQHFFSFLMECFQRQQRIAAEQWAPSALQGSEVDAALRVLESLSQVVLSATAVVVFQESYGWRPSLGLSRHKDYVVVTVNAVLDFVASAEGRLCRDAVQLLVEYLLTEEVLQLYTQCGADMAVAALRDGTARLWRRSFLTEGGCHASFPLYTCGLHLVRSLEAFQRRLLNSLLLLEGPWAELVWRRSVEPALLAFLGIVEKEALPMVEDAAAASWESVLSLQWCVASVQVVAAAAEDWLGMLRESSAATVRRATSSSSLSKSETLDRLILFRDQLSRCSAEKAQLLTRQLCTHQPEDAVQAARVLHGAEELLKRMGTLPDGTSTRYIVQDVMRGILQKDFSPEHKADLLSYAKRCGLQRVAQLLDT